Proteins found in one Syntrophorhabdus sp. genomic segment:
- the dnaN gene encoding DNA polymerase III subunit beta — MKIILDKNTILQPISKIVSITEKRSLMPILSNILIDFGKERTTVYSTDLEVSAITHIDFVTDMERKIVVHGRKFLEILKELDHGEIEFVFEDNVMTIRQKMTEISLSLQDPEEFPETKEISAGEEFTIPGSILLEMIDKVEFAVSIDETRYILTGMFMKGQEGKVVVVGTDGFRMALYQRDVDGLKSFQGMTIPRRSVSEVERMIGEDEDVRIVIDEKHVQFSTEKMRIISRIIEGNFPDYENVLPSGNTNIAEVEREALFKGLKRVSSIIGRSEPVKMTFSGNMMTIEAESDIGRAREVVDVVYDGEETTMNFNVKFLTDVVTHLTGDAVTIAAPKAYGAVLFRSGDVEGYKNIVMPIRI, encoded by the coding sequence ATGAAAATAATACTAGATAAGAACACCATCCTGCAGCCAATATCGAAGATCGTCTCAATAACGGAAAAAAGGTCACTTATGCCTATCCTTTCAAATATCCTCATCGATTTTGGGAAAGAGAGGACAACCGTATATTCTACGGATCTGGAAGTGAGTGCCATCACACATATAGATTTTGTAACTGACATGGAAAGGAAGATCGTTGTCCATGGGAGGAAGTTCCTGGAGATACTCAAAGAGTTGGACCATGGTGAGATAGAATTTGTTTTCGAGGACAATGTGATGACGATCCGGCAGAAGATGACGGAGATATCCCTGAGCCTTCAGGATCCTGAGGAGTTTCCCGAAACAAAGGAGATATCGGCAGGAGAAGAATTCACGATTCCGGGCAGTATCCTGCTGGAGATGATAGACAAAGTGGAATTCGCGGTTTCCATCGACGAGACACGCTACATATTGACCGGTATGTTCATGAAAGGCCAGGAGGGCAAGGTCGTCGTTGTGGGCACTGACGGTTTCCGGATGGCACTCTATCAGAGGGATGTCGACGGATTGAAATCATTTCAGGGGATGACGATCCCGAGAAGGTCGGTATCCGAGGTGGAGAGGATGATCGGGGAGGATGAGGACGTGCGTATCGTGATAGATGAGAAGCACGTCCAGTTCAGCACCGAAAAGATGAGAATAATCTCGCGGATCATCGAGGGGAATTTCCCGGATTATGAGAACGTTCTTCCCTCAGGCAACACGAACATCGCCGAGGTGGAGAGGGAAGCGCTCTTTAAGGGTCTCAAGAGGGTGTCTTCCATCATAGGGAGATCGGAGCCGGTGAAGATGACGTTCTCCGGGAATATGATGACGATAGAGGCTGAGTCCGACATCGGCAGGGCCCGCGAGGTCGTTGACGTGGTATACGATGGTGAAGAAACTACAATGAACTTCAACGTGAAGTTCCTGACAGATGTCGTAACCCATCTGACAGGGGATGCCGTGACGATAGCGGCGCCGAAGGCGTATGGCGCAGTCCTCTTCAGGTCCGGGGATGTGGAGGGTTACAAGAACATAGTCATGCCTATAAGGATATGA
- the gyrB gene encoding DNA topoisomerase (ATP-hydrolyzing) subunit B, translated as MGEYGAESIKILGGLDAVRKVPSMYIGNTNIDGLHHLIYELVDNSVDEALEGYCNRIAVTIHRDNSVTVEDNGRGIPVAMHAEENMSALEVVLTKLHAGGKFDKDTYRYSAGLHGVGLSVVNALSEFLEVEVKRAGQVYFQRYEQGNRMTDLTVIGDTESTGTKVKFKADGTIFETTEYSYDTLAHRMREISFLNNGIHIILADERKARKQEFRHEGGIRSFVKYLNASKAVLFDEPIYVSNSRESLDLLEVALQYNDGYNENIQSFVNNVNTKEGGTHVAGFRSALTRCINGFIQSNMQGKIKENLTGDDIKEGLVAVVNIKVQSPQFEGQTKTKLGNSEIKGIVESLLNEKIGEYLELNPQIARTIVGKAIEARRAREAAKKAKELVKSKSLIENGVLPGKLADCQESDPVQCELFIVEGDSAGGSAKQGRNRKTQAILPLRGKILNVEKSRQEKVLTNQEIRSIYLAVGIGAEGKGRLRYHKVIIMTDADVDGSHIRTLLLTFFYRQMPDLITEGHLFIAQPPLYKIKAGNRESYAKDEEEFERAITLRGMEKTSCAVNGDIQAGPELAARVEKIKTVESFLRNSLADGIDREISLGLMRFDIAKREDFQKDEKLGKLLESLRGMGYRCTMVWDREHNLFCIEAEAKAGKGGTVRVEYELCAVSDYTDAYKAYAEVRNFYEEGVRVTEGSKPPVSFSPDEFLRHILDKGKEGVNIQRYKGLGEMNAEQLWETTMDPEKRKVVKVTIEDAVAADQVFTVLMGNNIETRRTFIEENALSVRNLDI; from the coding sequence ATGGGTGAATACGGAGCGGAAAGCATCAAGATACTTGGCGGCCTCGACGCCGTCAGGAAAGTTCCCTCGATGTATATCGGGAATACGAACATCGATGGGTTGCACCACCTTATCTACGAACTGGTTGACAACAGCGTGGACGAAGCGCTGGAGGGATACTGTAACAGGATCGCGGTGACCATACACCGTGACAACAGCGTTACCGTGGAGGACAATGGTAGGGGCATACCCGTGGCGATGCATGCAGAGGAGAACATGTCAGCCCTTGAGGTCGTCCTCACGAAGCTGCATGCCGGCGGCAAGTTCGATAAGGATACGTACCGATATTCCGCCGGGCTTCACGGGGTAGGCCTTTCCGTGGTCAACGCCCTCTCGGAGTTTCTGGAGGTGGAGGTAAAGCGGGCCGGGCAGGTCTACTTCCAGCGGTACGAGCAGGGTAACAGGATGACGGACCTCACCGTCATAGGCGATACGGAGAGCACGGGCACGAAGGTCAAGTTCAAAGCCGACGGGACCATATTCGAGACGACAGAGTACAGCTATGACACCCTCGCCCACCGTATGCGAGAGATATCCTTCCTCAACAACGGTATCCATATCATACTTGCAGACGAGAGAAAGGCCAGGAAACAGGAGTTCAGGCACGAAGGCGGCATCCGTTCCTTTGTGAAGTACCTGAATGCCAGCAAGGCGGTCCTTTTCGACGAACCCATATATGTTTCTAACTCGCGGGAATCGCTCGACCTTCTGGAGGTCGCCCTCCAGTACAACGACGGGTACAACGAGAACATCCAGAGCTTTGTGAACAACGTCAACACGAAGGAAGGCGGCACGCATGTCGCCGGCTTCCGCAGCGCCCTGACGCGGTGCATCAACGGCTTCATCCAGAGCAATATGCAGGGTAAGATCAAGGAGAACCTCACCGGCGATGATATCAAGGAAGGTCTGGTGGCCGTCGTGAACATCAAGGTGCAGAGCCCGCAGTTCGAAGGGCAGACGAAGACGAAGCTGGGCAACAGCGAGATAAAGGGCATCGTCGAGTCCCTCCTGAACGAGAAGATAGGCGAATACCTTGAACTCAATCCCCAGATCGCGAGGACGATAGTGGGGAAGGCCATCGAGGCGCGTCGCGCAAGAGAAGCTGCAAAAAAGGCGAAGGAGCTCGTTAAGAGCAAGAGCCTCATCGAGAACGGGGTGCTCCCGGGAAAACTCGCGGACTGCCAGGAAAGCGACCCTGTGCAGTGCGAGCTCTTCATCGTCGAGGGCGATTCCGCAGGTGGTTCGGCAAAACAGGGCCGGAACAGGAAGACCCAGGCCATACTCCCCTTAAGGGGCAAGATATTGAACGTCGAGAAATCACGGCAGGAAAAGGTCCTTACGAACCAGGAGATCCGTTCCATCTACCTCGCCGTTGGCATAGGGGCAGAGGGCAAGGGGCGGCTTCGGTACCACAAGGTGATCATCATGACCGATGCGGACGTCGATGGATCCCACATCCGGACGCTTCTGCTCACCTTCTTCTATCGCCAGATGCCGGACCTCATCACGGAAGGGCATCTGTTCATCGCGCAGCCGCCACTGTACAAGATAAAGGCCGGCAACAGGGAATCCTACGCGAAGGACGAAGAGGAATTCGAGCGTGCCATCACCTTACGAGGAATGGAAAAGACCAGTTGCGCCGTCAACGGTGACATTCAAGCGGGCCCGGAGCTTGCCGCGAGGGTGGAGAAGATAAAGACGGTGGAAAGTTTCCTGCGCAATTCCCTCGCCGATGGCATCGACAGGGAGATATCCCTTGGACTCATGCGTTTCGACATAGCGAAAAGAGAAGATTTCCAGAAGGATGAGAAGCTCGGCAAGTTGCTCGAGAGCCTGAGAGGCATGGGCTACAGGTGCACGATGGTCTGGGATCGGGAGCACAACCTCTTCTGCATCGAGGCGGAGGCGAAGGCCGGCAAGGGCGGAACCGTCCGCGTCGAGTACGAGCTGTGCGCCGTGAGCGACTACACCGACGCCTACAAGGCGTACGCCGAGGTGAGGAACTTCTACGAGGAAGGCGTCCGCGTCACAGAGGGCAGCAAGCCGCCCGTATCCTTCAGCCCCGACGAGTTCCTCAGGCACATACTCGACAAGGGAAAAGAAGGCGTGAACATCCAGAGGTACAAAGGTCTCGGCGAGATGAACGCCGAACAGCTTTGGGAGACCACCATGGACCCGGAGAAG